One stretch of Streptomyces hygroscopicus DNA includes these proteins:
- a CDS encoding DNA-binding protein: protein MTARTPDAEPLLTPAEVATMFRVDPKTVTRWAKAGKLTSIRTLGGHRRYREAEVRALLAGIPQQRSEA, encoded by the coding sequence ATGACCGCTCGCACCCCTGATGCCGAGCCGCTGCTGACCCCGGCTGAGGTTGCCACGATGTTCCGCGTGGACCCGAAGACGGTCACTCGCTGGGCGAAGGCAGGCAAACTCACGTCCATCCGCACGCTCGGAGGGCATCGGCGCTACCGCGAAGCGGAGGTCCGTGCACTTCTTGCGGGCATCCCGCAGCAGCGCAGCGAGGCCTGA